The Alteribacter keqinensis DNA segment ATGAAGATGATTATTTTAACGAACGGCTTGTACCCATCCTTGAAAAGCTCAGTGATTTAAATGATGGTACATCTAATGTCCTCCTTCCATCCGGAGGAGATCAGGTTCTCGTTCGCAGACATTTCCCTGAAACAGTCCGCAGGCTAAATGAGAAAGACCCGGAGCGGGAGTATGTACTGAGCGACTATGAATCTTTCATGGAGGCGGCATGGTCAGATGAAAACGCGTTCGAAAATCATATTAAAGGCGAACTGATTGCTTCCCAGAAGTCCCGGATTCATAACACCATCCGGTCTCAGCGCTACGACATTAAACAGCTGAATTACCGTGTAGAAAACAAGCTTCTCACCATCCTTGAGCCGTTAAGTGTCATCGGAAAGTCTCTTGGTCTGAGCTACCCTCAGGCATGGATGGACGAAATGTGGAAAAAGCTGTTCGATGTTCACGCCCACGACTCGATCGGCGGCTGTAATTCAGACGATACGAATAACGATATTATGGTGCGTCTGGAGAAAGTTGAACGGATCTGTGACGGACTCATCAACTTAAAAAAGAAACAAATTACCGAAGCCGTCAGTTGCGAAATCGGCCGCGACAATCTTTTAACGGTATTCAACTTCACTCCGGCTGCAGCTGAAAAAGCCGCAGAATCCGTTATTTTCACCAGGGAAAAAGTGTTCTCCGTGAAAACCCGTGATGGCGATGTTATTCCTGCAGAGCTCACTTCCCAGTCCTACATCAGCGGCGGAACAAAGATCGTTGTCACTGCTGAAGGGGAAAAACAAGTGGAAGAGCCGGGCTACTACCGCAGTGAAGTGACACTTACAAATACGAAGATCCCGGCGATAGGCTATCAAACATTCATTATTGAAGAAGAAAACGGTGACCTCGGTCTAAAAGAACCGGCAAACAAAGAGCAAATTGAGAATGACAATCTTCTCATTACATTCAAAAACGGCCGGCTTACCCTTACAGATAAACGGTCGGGTAAACAAATCGAAAACCTGCTCACTTTTGAAAACAGAGCCGACGCAGGCGATTCGTATGACTATTCACCTTTGGAAAATGACGAGCCCTACTGGCTGACGGAAGGGACACTTACAGATGTCGAATCAGGCCCTCACAGTCAGACAATGACCGTTACGCACGCGCGCTCTGTACCTGCAAATCTTGAAGAACGAAAAACAAAAGAAGAAACAGCCCTTCTTTCAATCAGTACAACTCTTACATTATGTGAGGGCGAATCGTACGTAAGGATTGTTCACCGTATCAACAACCAGATAAAAGACCACCGGGTCCGGGTTAATCTTGCCACGGGGGCGGACAACCCTTCTCACTCCTTTGCGGATCAGGGATTCAGCTTAATAGAACGTCCTGTACAGAATCCGCATTTTAGCAACTGGAAAGAAAAAGGCTATGCGGAAGCACCGGTTTCCATCTACCCTCTTGAAAACTTTGCAGGGGTAGCCAATGGTAACGGCATGGCTGCTGTTATTACA contains these protein-coding regions:
- a CDS encoding glycoside hydrolase family 38 C-terminal domain-containing protein, coding for MSSKKQTVFVVPHSHWDREWYFTIEDSNVLLIENMDYLLNVLDEDPEYHAYMFDGQASVIDEYIARRPNEKERVSRLVKEKRLFIGPWYTQTDSLLVNKESMIRNLLYGTRIAEDYGHNMNIGYLPDIFGQNAYLPSIFRGFGLDYSILQRGVYTDELKGSMNFHWTSPDGESVKTNNMYYGYGPGKFLSDEDDYFNERLVPILEKLSDLNDGTSNVLLPSGGDQVLVRRHFPETVRRLNEKDPEREYVLSDYESFMEAAWSDENAFENHIKGELIASQKSRIHNTIRSQRYDIKQLNYRVENKLLTILEPLSVIGKSLGLSYPQAWMDEMWKKLFDVHAHDSIGGCNSDDTNNDIMVRLEKVERICDGLINLKKKQITEAVSCEIGRDNLLTVFNFTPAAAEKAAESVIFTREKVFSVKTRDGDVIPAELTSQSYISGGTKIVVTAEGEKQVEEPGYYRSEVTLTNTKIPAIGYQTFIIEEENGDLGLKEPANKEQIENDNLLITFKNGRLTLTDKRSGKQIENLLTFENRADAGDSYDYSPLENDEPYWLTEGTLTDVESGPHSQTMTVTHARSVPANLEERKTKEETALLSISTTLTLCEGESYVRIVHRINNQIKDHRVRVNLATGADNPSHSFADQGFSLIERPVQNPHFSNWKEKGYAEAPVSIYPLENFAGVANGNGMAAVITKGLKEYQVTEEDSALSLTLFRSVGLLGRDDLAWRPGRASGINNKVVYTPDAQMQQDLTFEYAYVFESETHDPNTLFSLADEYTKRYDTYQKQSLNTFEERLERFEIPYPLTGIAPEYSLFSFTNEKVKMSMCKLGHDQDGVMVRLFNPTDQPLQTTCEDFQGELIVCDLNEKEQKKVTGRSIDVPARGYVTVKMMLFS